From Humibacter ginsenosidimutans, a single genomic window includes:
- a CDS encoding MFS transporter: protein MFRNTLVESRPTRLQDGRDPRAGLILATVAIVQFMVSLDLSIVNLAIPRIELGLGFSNIGATWVIDAYAITFGGLLLFGGKAADRFGRRRILLLGLAVFALASLGGGFAPNAGSLIAARAAQGVGAALLSPAALALLTSTFSGGRPRVRAFGIWAAANAAGGALGVLIGGVLTQYAGWRSVMFVNVVMAAGTLLLAWRALPTDARSAAPGRLDVLGAVLGTGGISLLVFGVVRTDQYARGSPVTLLTLSAALVLLLAFVYVERAVARDPLVRLGLFANRAVAGANLYNLFLGGAMAATFYFMSLYLQGVLRTDPALTGLEFLPFALGVVVGSVIAIRLGYHVSPRTLLAGGGLLTAIGFIWFGFISADGTFVTGVLGPSIVASIGFGLCLGPVVSTATIGVAPQEAGSASGLLNSSRQIGASLGLAALGAAAAAGTGPLATPQTLTRGYALGMLIAAGMLLAAVVVALTVIPGTMPTASSDRQAPGGDSASGSGSASDVGPTCGDGAAGEDA from the coding sequence ATGTTCCGAAATACCCTTGTCGAGTCTCGACCCACCCGCCTCCAGGACGGCCGCGACCCGCGGGCCGGCCTGATCCTGGCCACCGTCGCCATCGTGCAGTTCATGGTGTCGCTGGACCTGTCGATCGTGAACCTGGCCATCCCGCGCATCGAGCTCGGCCTCGGCTTCAGCAACATCGGCGCGACCTGGGTGATCGACGCCTACGCGATCACCTTCGGCGGCCTGCTGCTGTTCGGCGGCAAGGCGGCCGATCGTTTCGGCCGCCGCCGCATCCTTCTCCTCGGTCTCGCGGTGTTCGCGCTGGCGTCTCTCGGCGGCGGCTTCGCTCCGAACGCCGGCAGCCTCATCGCGGCTCGCGCGGCTCAAGGCGTGGGCGCGGCGCTGCTGTCGCCTGCGGCCCTGGCCCTGCTCACCTCGACCTTCTCCGGTGGCAGGCCGCGGGTGAGGGCGTTCGGCATCTGGGCCGCCGCCAACGCCGCCGGCGGTGCGCTCGGCGTGCTCATCGGCGGAGTCCTCACCCAGTACGCCGGCTGGCGATCGGTGATGTTCGTCAACGTCGTGATGGCGGCCGGCACGCTGCTGCTGGCCTGGCGGGCGCTGCCGACAGATGCGCGTTCCGCCGCGCCCGGACGCCTGGACGTCCTCGGCGCTGTGCTCGGCACCGGCGGCATCTCGCTGCTGGTCTTCGGCGTGGTGCGCACCGACCAGTACGCCCGGGGTTCGCCGGTCACCCTTCTCACGCTGTCGGCTGCGCTCGTGCTGCTGCTGGCCTTCGTGTATGTGGAACGGGCCGTGGCGCGCGATCCGTTGGTGCGTCTCGGCCTGTTCGCGAACCGCGCGGTCGCAGGCGCCAACCTCTACAACCTGTTTCTCGGCGGGGCGATGGCCGCCACTTTCTACTTCATGTCGCTCTATCTGCAGGGCGTTCTGCGCACCGATCCCGCCCTCACCGGGCTCGAGTTCCTGCCCTTCGCGCTGGGCGTGGTGGTCGGCTCCGTGATCGCCATCAGGCTCGGCTACCACGTGAGCCCGCGCACCCTGCTCGCCGGCGGCGGGCTGCTCACCGCCATCGGCTTCATCTGGTTCGGGTTCATTTCGGCCGACGGCACCTTCGTCACCGGTGTGCTCGGGCCGTCCATCGTGGCGAGCATCGGATTCGGGCTGTGCCTCGGCCCCGTGGTCTCCACCGCGACGATCGGGGTGGCGCCCCAGGAGGCGGGCAGCGCGTCCGGTCTGCTCAACAGTTCCCGCCAGATCGGCGCGTCGCTGGGTCTTGCGGCGCTCGGTGCCGCGGCCGCGGCCGGCACCGGCCCTCTCGCCACTCCCCAGACGCTCACCAGAGGATACGCGCTCGGGATGCTCATCGCCGCAGGCATGCTTCTCGCGGCCGTGGTCGTCGCTCTCACGGTGATTCCGGGAACGATGCCGACGGCATCCAGCGACCGCCAGGCGCCTGGCGGCGACTCAGCATCCGGCAGCGGATCAGCATCCGACGTCGGTCCCACGTGCGGGGATGGTGCGGCGGGAGAAGACGCCTGA
- a CDS encoding TetR/AcrR family transcriptional regulator, which produces MPESPPSSPRPGRPPATSRAQLLVAARRLIDENGWEKLTMRRLATELGIGSTTLYHHVRDKGHLLMLLLDEHAAQASRPQLPDDPRDRIVVAAATMHDVLASWSWAAEVLTSDGFVGVLGESSLWSVDVIVGAALDHGCTQADAVAVFRSIWYYTVGEILVRARTAQHAPGTGRQSPDTAPSPDRDRFLADVDPTWLPHLAAIGHQWPALAGRDTYLQGLRALVDGLLTAR; this is translated from the coding sequence GTGCCCGAGTCTCCGCCGTCGTCGCCCCGACCCGGTCGCCCGCCGGCGACCTCCAGGGCGCAGCTCCTGGTGGCGGCGCGCCGGCTGATCGACGAGAACGGCTGGGAGAAGCTGACGATGCGGCGCCTCGCGACCGAGCTGGGCATCGGCTCGACCACGCTGTATCACCATGTGCGCGACAAAGGGCACTTGCTGATGCTCCTGCTCGACGAGCATGCTGCTCAGGCGAGCCGACCTCAGCTCCCTGACGACCCGCGCGACCGCATCGTCGTCGCCGCAGCCACCATGCACGACGTCCTCGCCTCGTGGTCGTGGGCGGCCGAGGTGCTCACCTCTGACGGATTCGTGGGCGTGCTGGGCGAATCGTCGCTCTGGAGCGTCGACGTCATCGTCGGTGCCGCGCTCGACCACGGCTGCACGCAGGCGGATGCCGTCGCCGTCTTCCGCAGTATCTGGTACTACACCGTGGGCGAGATCCTCGTGCGAGCCCGCACGGCGCAGCACGCACCTGGCACCGGGCGGCAGTCGCCTGACACGGCACCGTCGCCCGACCGTGACCGGTTCCTCGCCGACGTCGACCCGACCTGGCTGCCGCACCTCGCCGCCATCGGACACCAGTGGCCCGCGCTCGCCGGCCGCGACACCTACCTGCAAGGTCTGCGCGCCCTCGTCGACGGACTTCTCACCGCTCGCTGA